DNA sequence from the Manduca sexta isolate Smith_Timp_Sample1 chromosome 25, JHU_Msex_v1.0, whole genome shotgun sequence genome:
GAAATGATGACAGTTCTACCACTTTGCGGATCAAAGTAAGTTAAGAATATGCACTCACACCAAGTCGTACGACGGCGCCGACGATGCTGGCGGTCCAGGCGGCCTCGACGCGCAGCAGGTCGCGGCGCGTGTCTGCGCTGAAGTACCTCGGGCCCGGCGCCACCACTCCCCCCACCCCACCCACTCCCGCGCCGCTGCTCTGCACCAGGAAGCAGTGTTGCCGCCAGTCCACCGTCTCGCTTTCTTTCACCGTGCGGAACATCGTCTGGTACACCTTCAGGCTCTCTGGGCATTTCGCCAGCTCGCTTATATTCATCTGCACAACAGAAAACATCATCataaaatctatatctatatgtataaaaattaatccctgtTTCCCTTGgacacgccatcacgcgtgaacggctggaccgatttaacttttaaaatataaattttatataactgtcaattgtttgaaataactgtcagcgattgacaaaatgtgcgctgcaaatttatagttaaggcGGGACAACGTTTGTCCGGTCGAAACAAATGAGTCAATTCAAAAGTTGGCTTACCGGCGGCACATCGAAGAGCATGACGTCTGTGCCCTTGAGCACGAGGAACTTGGGCCGGTAGGTCTGCCACGGCTGCGCGGGCGACAGCACGCCCTCGTGCACCCAGCCCATGTACTCCATGCGCTCGCCCACGCACAGCTGCCGGTTCAGCACCTTCATCTGCGCACACGTACATACATactgtattaataatatgttgacGCAATGTCAATAATGTGGCATCAGTAAGCTTTATTATAACTCATACAAATGAAGTGTTGCGGTCTCAATAAAACGTTGAGAACGGTGTTCAAAAATGCCCAGAGACCAGATGCGCGCGTTTTTGGGTAGATGCACAACCGCATTGGACCATCGCTCCGCCAATCAGACGCAAGCGTCCCTGTTCAAACGAGGTGATGTTTGTAACTATTTGAGTTTAATGATTGTCAGTACATtcgatacaattttaataattatactctTTTGGAGTTGGGATACTGAAAATTTGAAGGTCTGTATTATTTTCGCTTTATTCGAAACGGTTCTTTAGGGATTTTCAGAGCTTTCTAAACTTGATTCTTCTTTGATGATAATCTCATTTCCTCGTTCTTCGTCGATAAGTCTAGCTACTTCCATCAGCCTATGTACCGGCTGACGGACCCCAATAAAGTAACAAgacgcagtttttatattataatttttccctacgtttcgaagatttttcagtcttcgtagtcacggggcggactgaggtgtaaaataataaaggagGTGAGGTGAGGTGAAGTGAAGTGAAGTGAAGTGAAGTGAGGTGAGGTGAGGTGAGGTGAGGTGCAGGTCATCGGAAAAGTCAGGATAAGagtaagttacaatatctacctacatttaacaatttttttttaattttaatataaaaccgcgataaaatccgtaaaataattttatttcaatgtctaacattcgcgcaaacaAAATTTCCGGCACCACTTAGTCGTTTTTATTGCACCTCCATTCACCACTTTTATGACCTCTCTTTGCCCATCTTTTAATTGTCCACATTTGTCACGTTTGTTCTTTAGTACGGACTGATGGACCCCTGTAGAACACGGACCAACCAGCCTGTATTAAGCAACACATGGGCATATCTACCGTAGAGACTGCTCCTCTTGCTAGAAGAAGACTTACACGCCATAATATAGATCTTGTaaggtttatttattgaaagtaAACATTTCTTGTACATGAATCAGGGCCTTAGATTTTTTATGGTGGGTAAAAAAATTTACATGAGCTACTTCTGTGGTcgtttaatttctttattcttCGCTGATGTCTCTCCGTCGTGCTACCCACATCAGGCGAGACACCGACTGGTGCCCCACCATAGAGGgcccactagtcggtatctggcaagACGTGAGCATGTGCCCTGCAATGAGTTCTTCTGTTGCTCGGTTAACAATGATAAATTCAGTTctttacacattttaaaatctacattatattaatCTCGGAATTACTATTTTGGCCCTGGGACTGCGTCACGATGGAGGATGAGGAAAAaagctaaaataatatatttcgaatAGACCCAAATGCCATCcgagataataaaacaaaaataaaatgaaacttaaAGTTAACGAATTACGGTTGAAATTGGTGCACAAGGCGACCACTTGATTAAAGTGTTCGTGTACCTGTAAGTTGGTGAGTCCGATGATGTTGTCGGAGATGCTCTTGAGCCACTGCGAGAGGGCCACAGGATCGTCGACGTGGATGATGCCAGTCGTGAGGTGTGGGCGGGCGCCACGtacctgcacacacacacacacacaattcGTAAGTAAAGACAAGAGTGTTACTTTACACAGAGATTTAAAGcatggtaataataaaatttaatattgatcaaatatttttcatcgattttttctaaattatcaaatcaacaaaaattaaaacattgaataacatagaaatataaaaacattaaaacacatAGAGGGAAATTTTTAGATTATGTAAGCCgaacatatttaaaacacacCCTGTATGTATAGACAGAGTGTTGTTTTTACCTCAAATGCTCCGGGTCTAAGTTTGTCCGTGCCCATCACGTATCGCGTCACATAACCCATCATCAGAGGAACtgaaacatgaaaaaaaatctatttttacattttttttttttaatattttgtctgtTGTATTGAGAGTCCGGTATATTGTCCGTTTCTGTGGATATGCAAAGAATTCGGGGCTAGGCACTATGAGATtcaatatatagatatagtgtattttaaaaagatcagggattagtatatttaattataataataataatattaattattattattatttcacatgTCAATGTAAAAAAGAGTTGTGCGTGCGCAACTTTTTTGTTTGGTTTGTTAGGTTGTAGGATATCTGAATTTTTTGAATAGAGAAATGTTAATATCTGACCGGAGACGACGTCGACCCACTCCCGGGCGCCGTCGTGCCGCTCGGAGGCGGCGGACAGGGCGGACAGGGCGGAGGTGGCGGAGGGCGGCCGGCTCGGCTCCTCCGCCTCGCACCACGCGCTCTGCCAACACACACTCACAGGCTTAGAAACATCAACATTTCCTCCTTCACTGATTCACTACAGTTTTTTTGGAACGGATATCTCAATATGATGAAACTTTCATGAACATATAATTCTGTCGACTTGTGAGGTTTTTGAGCTTGCGTAGATAGACTTTCCGCCACAGTTTCATGCAAATTATTGCTACGATTGTATTGCGTAAATAATATCCCTTGTGCGCCTGGCTGATCTCCTTTGGATTGACCGTGATCGATATTCGACTAGgagagtattattttatttatagatggtAGTTATATATGATATAGTGTGATAAGCTTTCCACTATTACAAAGGACGGAAACCTCAATTAATAACTAATGCTATTTAACAATGTACGCATTACTTTAATAAATGCTGTTTTCTTTAAGTTGGTTGTGCATCAGAATATGACCAtccttacttatttattaatagacacaCCAACGATTTATAATCCAATATATACATATGAAAGATCCACAATATTAGGCACTTATTCTTGGTGACAAACCTTTACATGTATATACAACACTATCCGCTTTACACTCATCTCTAACcttaatgtataatatgttcGAGAGCCTTAACTATATAAATACTATGTGCTATGTACATGATCACACATCCGACTCACCTGCCAGCCGCCGTTGGTGTGTTCGCTCTTCTCGGAGTTGCAGTTGGCGTCGACAGTGTTGTGGTGCGAGGGGTGGTCGTCGCCGGTGCTGCTGTCCGTGTCCGACGCGCCGTCCGCCGCCGCTAGCGAAACCGACTCGTCAATATATTGTGGATGATTTAAACTCTATAATAACTCCTCAAACTCCGCgatggccctcttcggcgcattagggacggcttcCTCTGagggaagtgtctaagtcttcgtgcGCAGCTGCCTGATGCGGCCCGGCTCCTAAGGGAAGGGGggtcagaagcccccgcgcaacCGGAGGACGCTCTCATCGTCagcggcagcatgaggcctaccttccacgctgccgtccatcccgggggtcaccacaatgGCCTAAACATGCTCAACCTGCACCAGAGGCGGACAGcgccctgctgcccgccgacagcccctattagtcgcctcttacgacaggcaggggatattgtggtggaattctccaaacccCCTCCAGTCTACAGGGTGGACTATTATAACTCCTCCTAAACAAGGATCGGCAGTGGCACTGTATGACACCGAGTGGTGAAGCTCAGCGGGTCTCGtcaaatttcgtcgtattaaattttaaaggccgaaatatccatgcatattaattatttttacgtttttctttcaactgcgagaactaatcactaactagacgtgaatttaaattctttacttgtcaatacttgtttagttacccagattaaaggtgaaacaaaatgtatgagaaatggaccttaagctataaccttaagtcaATTAACATTACACCCATCGATTTGATTGATTATTTAAATCACACCCTATAATATAGAATCcataaattttttgttttaattcaatataataaaaaatttaaacaaaaattccattatttccatTTCATACTTATTATCACAATTATATTcgactttaaataatatatgtataagtgAATGTTGATAAATGCACTCTATCGAAATCTGGTTACCCGCGCCATTCCGtaactttgaattaaatattaaacaagatctaaatcattttatatttacgtacaacaaaatagtttttctgCAATATAACATTAAGTCCACCAAATAACTTGTAGTATACAAGGCGACATATCTGTAAGGtgatcagggcccttattctgtatgatagtgtaaacgcgtaacgctgccgtgtcatgttatcttcgagaaatgtgcgtggaatggtattctgtaagccaaatttctatagtactaaacatgatggattgtgttacgtgcttgttacgcactgtcaaaataacgtgcgggatagagaataaggccccagcatTAAATAGAACTCTTGACATCGCGTGTTTCCTAACATTCACTTATAGCCTTTTATTTAAaccgttgttttttttatttaaacaaagtcaaatatttttatttctttggttTTGAGTAAAACCTCATTAACAgcggttttcaataaacgatcccaatctccaTCTTCAATCCgatcgagaatgaaccaatcaaaatcaCTCATTAGTAatgtcaaaaaaatctttattctgattagtacattttgagatagataaaaaaagcgatcgggatcgtttattgaaaatggcggttagaagAAGCAATTATTGGAAGCGACAATAGTATgcaattattgcttaaaaaagTAACCCCGTCTAAACTTGCCGCAATGGCGACGCAATTCTCACCTGCGTTGACGTATACGAGTTTTTAAAAAACCAGacagatattaaaaaacaattattcttGTGAAATAAATTGTGATTGTGGTAACGAACCCAGTAACAATATCTAACAGCACCCATTAAGTTGAAAAGGTTGGGGATAACGATACACCAGTAATTGGACCTCTAGATCTTGCTTGCCATTGAAAAAGCATACTCCTATGGACTGCAAAGGGTTATTGCTTACCTTGCTTCTGCAGGAATGGCGTGGCTGCCCTATAATGCTTGACAGTCAGCACCACTATGTCTCCAGCGTTCCGCAGGATGTTGACCGCGTCGTCATGCTTGCACGCGGTTATGTACTCACCGTTCACTGGAATACACAAGCCGTGGGACCTCAATGTATTACGGTATTACTGCCGTGATATCTTGAGTTTGATTATCGGTCGGATAATATCATATCGGAGTCTGGAGtttatatggcgatagactcgacCCCTATCACACTATGAGACGGAATAGCCATGAAGCAAAGTGGATGCATTATTTGCACCTCTGTGTTCGAGGAAAAAGGCATGAGTGTAAGTATGGATAATTGAACCTATTATGTTATtctagactgcctcggtggcgtagttgtattgcacgtccggtacaatagcgctctgaggtcctgggttcgaatcccgggtcgggcaaagtgatatttgggtttttctgctcagtatcagcccggagtctggaatttgtgcccgatatggcgataggctcgccccctatcacatcatgggacggaacatacttggcgaaaagtgggtgccatagttgcgcctctgcataccccttcggggataaaatgcgtgatgttatgtatgttattctATCAGCTTTCTATCTTggtaatattaatactttatcGAAATTGGATGGTGTCTGATACCTATTGGCTCTACTTAGGGGCTAATGCCACACTGCTAAAGCATTCAGTTTGAAAATTGGGTCATAAATAACATTTCGTAAACTCGAAAGCCGATGCTACCAACCAAGCATGCCTTAGTTGCTAACCAAGTATACCCTATCaaataaactaaacaataacTATACATTTGCAATTAGCAATAAATTGCATCATACGAAGCCTGCgtgatataacatttaatactaTTACGCTTGTAACACGCGACGATCCGCTTAGTTACTAAGAATAGGACGCCCTCCCTCCCGCTCTCCCACGTACAGTGCTTTATTGGCCTCAATTGCATTGTTTAAACACAGAGACATGATGTTGACCTGATGTTTTGAACTGATTGTAATGTTTTGAATAAGGCTTAGAATAAATACAATGAGTAACATTCAAAACACAATACCTATATAGTCCTGCTGCATaattaggggtaggcagaagccaTCGGCGCAACTAGTAGTCGATGGAAACGAGTGATCCTAATACCAATGCACATTGTCTAATTTCTTTTACATGAATGTCAAACTATGTAGATACAATAATTGATACCTTTAATAACTGCATCGCCGACAAACAGCTGCCCCGTCTGGTCGGCCGCCTGGTCCTTGTATATCTTGGAGATGAGGATCGGCAGCTTGTGCTCCGCGCCGCCCTTTATACTCAAACCCAGCCCGCCCACCTTCTGCCGGTTTATTTGCACCATCCGTTCCTGGAAGAGATGATGATGACAAGAACTTCCAGGTGCGTGTACACTGgcagtaatatttaattagtgtaTTATGTGGTATGTTGTGTACTCACCCTGGCGTGTGGCACGGACTTGTCTCGCGGCGGCTGCTGCACAGGCAGCTCGCGCTGCACGGTCACCGCGTCCATGGTGAGCACGAGCCGCGCCGGCCGCGGGCGCGACTTGCCGTCCGACACCTGCACCATGCCTGTCCGGATCTGAACACACCACCACTCTTTATACTCGTATATCAATACATAACTAGATGGTGTGTTCCTACTACTACATAGATATAAATAGCAGctaatacgtaaataaaatatgaaataaaattattaaggttTTACAATGTCTGTGTAAAAACAAATCATCAGATATAATATAAAGCAGCCACATACAAGTCAAGCTCTCAAATAAGCAACTGTACTGAGTACTTTTAAAGTCAGAAATTGCAAAAActtttttcaaacattttgtattaaatccGATTCAATTTCGCACAGACATAACAAAACTATGTAATCAACTATGATTGACTGACTTTTTTTTCAGCAAAGTAAATTAAGatactaacattttattaagtaattacagAAGTTTAGCTTGAACAATgttgacaataacaaattacCAAATGTTATGTtgatttacacaaaataaaaacattgaaatataatattattttattcttactaAACAGACTTAAAAGTGAGATCCTTACCGACATAATTAATTGTGCTGAAGAATATTGATCTATATATCTGCAGTACACTTTCACTTTTCTTATTCAAATGACCTCACATTTATATCACTTACGTAACACTGTTACATTACTGATAACATTATCAAGATTTATGTCTATCAATCAAA
Encoded proteins:
- the LOC115448331 gene encoding gamma-1-syntrophin translates to MMTPVEEKKDEKIRTGMVQVSDGKSRPRPARLVLTMDAVTVQRELPVQQPPRDKSVPHARERMVQINRQKVGGLGLSIKGGAEHKLPILISKIYKDQAADQTGQLFVGDAVIKVNGEYITACKHDDAVNILRNAGDIVVLTVKHYRAATPFLQKQAAADGASDTDSSTGDDHPSHHNTVDANCNSEKSEHTNGGWQSAWCEAEEPSRPPSATSALSALSAASERHDGAREWVDVVSVPLMMGYVTRYVMGTDKLRPGAFEVRGARPHLTTGIIHVDDPVALSQWLKSISDNIIGLTNLQMKVLNRQLCVGERMEYMGWVHEGVLSPAQPWQTYRPKFLVLKGTDVMLFDVPPMNISELAKCPESLKVYQTMFRTVKESETVDWRQHCFLVQSSGAGVGGVGGVVAPGPRYFSADTRRDLLRVEAAWTASIVGAVVRLGKKTFTVVHCGRAAGLTLDWAAGFSLSDATPGAPPVWAYRFSQLRGSSDDGKSKLKLHFQDAETKLIETKELECQILQSLLFCMHAFLTAKVASVDPAFLASIQQSN